The following proteins come from a genomic window of Pseudomonas cichorii:
- a CDS encoding PIG-L deacetylase family protein — MKKKLIAGRGTSLKAWNASQKLAAVPVISADLLVPPHSRAVIVAPHPDDEVLGCGGLMCQLAQLERSLKLLSVTDGSASHPGSQLWPTERLSVIRPQESAEALRRLDLPLHRLQWIRGGFPDGAVAIQEEKLEKFIERYLLPTDVVFTTWAEDGHPDHEAVGRACARACATVGARLNEVPVWAWHWASPEDDRLPWERARKVLLDPMTIARKRHAAHAFASQLQGDPDIGLSPILPAGILERLLQPFEVVFI, encoded by the coding sequence ATGAAGAAAAAACTGATTGCCGGTCGCGGCACCAGCCTCAAAGCCTGGAATGCCTCACAGAAACTGGCCGCAGTACCCGTCATCAGTGCCGATCTGCTGGTACCGCCCCACTCACGGGCCGTCATTGTCGCGCCTCACCCGGATGATGAAGTCCTGGGCTGCGGTGGCCTGATGTGCCAACTGGCGCAACTGGAGCGGAGCCTGAAACTGCTGTCGGTCACCGACGGCAGTGCCAGCCATCCCGGCTCGCAACTGTGGCCCACAGAGCGCCTGAGCGTGATCCGCCCTCAGGAAAGCGCCGAAGCCTTGCGCCGTCTCGACTTGCCACTGCATCGCCTGCAATGGATTCGTGGCGGCTTCCCTGACGGTGCTGTCGCCATTCAGGAGGAGAAACTGGAGAAGTTCATCGAACGCTATCTGTTGCCCACCGATGTGGTGTTCACCACCTGGGCCGAAGATGGTCACCCTGATCATGAGGCGGTCGGTCGGGCCTGCGCACGGGCCTGCGCCACGGTCGGCGCCAGACTCAATGAAGTACCAGTCTGGGCCTGGCACTGGGCAAGTCCAGAGGATGACCGCCTGCCCTGGGAGCGTGCCCGCAAGGTCTTGCTGGACCCCATGACCATAGCCCGCAAGCGCCATGCGGCCCATGCCTTTGCCAGCCAGTTGCAGGGAGATCCGGACATCGGTCTTTCGCCGATATTGCCTGCCGGGATTCTTGAACGATTGCTGCAACCTTTCGAGGTGGTTTTCATATGA
- a CDS encoding acyl-CoA/acyl-ACP dehydrogenase: MTQALKEFLDWRRHGYADTQALGECLRALVNEGLDRLPMPASGRTLERWHALAGVAAHDLGLCKLYEGHTDALAIMQELGAEPPGPGTTWGMWAAEPPNARVNLSGKADSLRLDGRKAWCSGAAVLSHALITAWDEDNRQQLVAVALDQPGIHIAAAGWRAVGMGATGSIDVQFEHARVSLVGTPGEYLSRPGFWQGGIGIAACWYGASGALAQRLLSQAGKEEPHALAHLGAVDVALYSAAQLLEAAAASLDRAPAEHAEQLARRCRAHVENTAEQVIHHVGRALGATPYCKDAHFARLMADLPVFLRQSHAEKDLAVLGQLAGKTLNSPWGAAW; encoded by the coding sequence ATGACCCAGGCACTCAAGGAGTTTCTCGACTGGCGCAGGCACGGCTATGCCGATACGCAGGCGCTGGGCGAGTGCCTGCGGGCATTGGTGAACGAAGGTCTCGATCGTCTGCCGATGCCCGCCAGTGGCAGGACCCTGGAGCGCTGGCATGCGCTGGCGGGTGTAGCCGCTCATGATCTGGGGTTGTGCAAACTCTACGAAGGCCATACCGATGCCCTGGCGATCATGCAAGAACTGGGTGCCGAGCCGCCCGGGCCCGGAACGACCTGGGGCATGTGGGCTGCCGAGCCGCCCAACGCCAGGGTCAACCTCAGCGGCAAGGCCGATTCGCTGCGCCTTGATGGACGCAAGGCCTGGTGTTCGGGCGCTGCGGTATTGAGCCACGCCCTGATCACCGCCTGGGATGAGGACAATCGTCAGCAACTGGTTGCCGTTGCTCTCGATCAACCCGGCATTCATATCGCGGCCGCCGGATGGCGCGCCGTCGGCATGGGGGCAACGGGCAGTATCGACGTTCAATTCGAGCATGCCAGGGTATCGCTGGTCGGCACGCCCGGTGAGTACCTGTCACGTCCAGGCTTCTGGCAGGGAGGCATCGGCATTGCGGCTTGCTGGTATGGCGCTTCGGGCGCACTGGCGCAGCGGCTTTTATCACAGGCCGGCAAGGAAGAACCCCATGCCCTCGCCCATCTGGGTGCGGTGGATGTGGCGTTGTACAGTGCAGCTCAGCTCCTTGAGGCAGCAGCTGCAAGCCTGGATCGGGCACCTGCCGAGCATGCCGAACAACTGGCCCGACGTTGTCGTGCCCATGTCGAAAACACCGCCGAACAGGTCATCCATCATGTAGGGCGGGCGCTGGGGGCAACGCCCTACTGCAAGGACGCCCATTTCGCCCGCCTGATGGCCGACCTCCCGGTCTTCCTGCGCCAGAGCCACGCCGAGAAAGACCTGGCAGTGCTGGGGCAACTGGCAGGCAAGACATTGAACAGCCCATGGGGTGCAGCCTGGTAG
- the glgX gene encoding glycogen debranching protein GlgX, whose translation MNTKSKTVKSDTSTTHETPAGSTSRIREGLPFPLGASWDGLGVNFALFSANATKVELCLFDSSGEVELERIELPEYTDEIFHGYLPDAHPGLIYGYRVYGPYDPKNGHRFNHNKLLIDPYAKQLVGELKWSEALFGYTIGHPDGDLSFDERDSAPFVPKSKVIDPAYTWGRDQRVGTPWDKTILYETHVRGFTMRHPAVPEELRGTFSGLMVEEVIDHVRKLGVTAVELLPVHAFVNDQHLLHKGMTNYWGYNSIAFFAPDPRYLAHGKIAEFKEMIAHMHHAGLEVILDVVYNHTAEGNELGPTLSMRGIDNASYYRLMPDDKRFYINDSGTGNTLDLSHPCVLQMVTDSLRYWASEMHVDGFRFDLATILGRYHDGFDERHSFLVACRQDPVLRQVKLIAEPWDCGPGGYQVGGFPPGWMEWNDKFRDTVRAFWKGDDNQLADFAGRMTASGNMFNQRGRRPQASVNFITAHDGFTLHDLVSYNDKHNEANDENNQDGSNNNLSWNHGVEGPTDNPEINQLRLRQMRNFFATLLLAQGTPMMVAGDEFARTQHGNNNAYCQDSEIGWVNWDLDSDGKALLKFVKRVIKLRQSYPILRRSRFLVGDYNEEIGVKDVTWLAPDGNEMSVEQWHDSNARCLGMLMDGRAQETGIRRPGADATLLLVVNAHHEGVDFTFPQVPEGTHFTCLIDTNQEDLRSKEQFDFGSHYTVTPRSLLLFELQREDQS comes from the coding sequence ATGAATACAAAGTCCAAAACCGTGAAAAGCGATACTTCGACGACTCACGAAACACCAGCCGGCTCGACCTCACGCATTCGTGAAGGGCTGCCCTTCCCCCTCGGCGCCAGTTGGGACGGTCTAGGGGTCAACTTTGCGTTGTTCTCCGCCAACGCGACCAAGGTAGAACTGTGCCTGTTCGACTCCAGCGGCGAGGTGGAGCTGGAGCGTATCGAGCTGCCGGAGTACACCGATGAAATCTTTCACGGCTACCTTCCCGACGCGCATCCCGGCCTGATCTACGGCTACAGGGTCTATGGCCCTTACGACCCGAAGAATGGCCATCGCTTCAACCACAACAAACTGCTCATCGACCCCTATGCCAAACAACTGGTCGGCGAATTGAAATGGTCGGAAGCCTTGTTCGGCTACACCATCGGCCACCCGGATGGCGACCTGAGTTTCGATGAGCGTGACAGTGCGCCTTTCGTGCCCAAGAGCAAAGTCATCGACCCGGCCTACACCTGGGGCCGCGACCAACGGGTCGGTACGCCGTGGGACAAGACCATTCTCTATGAAACCCACGTACGCGGTTTCACCATGCGCCACCCTGCCGTACCGGAAGAATTGCGCGGCACCTTCTCCGGGCTGATGGTCGAGGAAGTCATCGATCACGTGCGCAAGCTGGGTGTGACTGCGGTCGAGCTTCTGCCGGTGCATGCCTTCGTCAATGACCAGCACCTGCTGCACAAAGGCATGACCAACTACTGGGGCTACAACAGCATCGCCTTCTTCGCCCCGGACCCGCGATACTTGGCACACGGCAAGATCGCCGAGTTCAAGGAAATGATCGCCCACATGCACCATGCAGGGCTGGAGGTGATTCTCGATGTGGTCTACAACCACACCGCAGAAGGCAATGAGCTGGGGCCGACCCTGTCCATGCGCGGCATCGACAACGCCTCGTATTACCGATTGATGCCGGACGACAAGCGTTTCTACATCAACGATTCAGGCACGGGCAACACTCTGGACCTGAGCCATCCTTGCGTCTTGCAGATGGTCACCGACTCCTTGCGCTACTGGGCGTCGGAGATGCATGTCGACGGTTTCCGCTTCGACCTGGCGACCATTCTGGGCCGCTACCACGACGGTTTCGATGAGCGCCACAGCTTCCTGGTCGCCTGTCGCCAGGACCCGGTCCTGCGTCAGGTCAAACTCATAGCCGAGCCCTGGGACTGTGGCCCCGGCGGTTATCAGGTGGGTGGCTTCCCGCCGGGCTGGATGGAGTGGAACGACAAATTCCGCGATACCGTGCGGGCCTTCTGGAAAGGCGACGACAATCAACTTGCCGACTTCGCCGGGCGCATGACCGCCTCGGGAAATATGTTCAATCAGCGCGGACGTCGCCCTCAGGCCTCGGTGAATTTCATCACCGCCCACGACGGCTTCACCCTGCATGACCTGGTGTCCTACAACGACAAGCACAACGAAGCCAACGACGAGAACAATCAGGACGGCAGCAATAACAACCTGTCCTGGAACCACGGCGTTGAAGGCCCGACGGACAACCCTGAAATCAACCAGTTGCGCCTGCGCCAGATGCGCAACTTCTTCGCCACTCTGCTGCTGGCCCAGGGCACGCCGATGATGGTCGCCGGCGACGAGTTCGCCCGCACCCAGCACGGCAACAACAATGCCTACTGCCAGGACAGCGAGATCGGCTGGGTCAACTGGGACCTGGATTCCGATGGCAAGGCCCTGCTCAAGTTCGTCAAGCGTGTGATCAAGCTGCGCCAGAGCTATCCGATCCTGCGCCGCAGCCGCTTCCTGGTGGGTGACTACAACGAGGAAATCGGGGTCAAGGATGTCACCTGGCTGGCGCCGGACGGCAATGAAATGAGCGTCGAACAATGGCATGACAGCAACGCCCGCTGCCTGGGCATGCTGATGGATGGCCGCGCCCAGGAAACCGGCATTCGTCGCCCAGGTGCCGATGCCACCCTGCTGCTGGTGGTCAACGCTCACCATGAAGGTGTGGACTTCACCTTCCCGCAGGTCCCCGAAGGCACGCATTTCACCTGCCTGATCGATACCAATCAGGAGGACTTGCGCAGCAAGGAGCAGTTCGACTTCGGCTCCCACTACACCGTAACGCCACGCTCACTGCTGCTGTTCGAGCTGCAACGTGAAGATCAGTCATGA
- a CDS encoding DUF2934 domain-containing protein yields the protein MSADEKRIREFAYQIWESEGKPVGHEQRHWEMARKLAEAEALAPDKTSASKANKPKLPKVDTAPKTAPSKPAAKAAPATKPAAAPKAKPAAKPKSTPAQAEQPPKPAAKKPRKPPTT from the coding sequence ATGAGTGCCGACGAAAAAAGAATCCGCGAATTTGCATATCAGATATGGGAATCGGAAGGGAAGCCTGTTGGGCATGAACAACGCCATTGGGAAATGGCACGCAAACTGGCAGAAGCCGAAGCACTGGCTCCGGATAAAACCAGTGCCAGCAAAGCCAACAAGCCCAAGCTGCCCAAGGTAGACACAGCGCCCAAGACTGCGCCTTCCAAACCGGCCGCCAAGGCAGCACCGGCAACCAAGCCGGCAGCAGCACCCAAGGCAAAACCCGCTGCAAAACCCAAATCCACCCCTGCCCAGGCAGAGCAACCGCCAAAGCCTGCGGCGAAGAAACCCCGCAAGCCACCGACAACCTGA
- a CDS encoding malto-oligosyltrehalose synthase: protein MSMPLQPLRATQRLQFHKDFTLDDAVPLVPYFASLGISHIYASPLLKARADSMHGYDVVDPTIINPQLGGEPALRRLVEALRAHGMGLILDIVSNHMAVGGADNPWWLDLLEWGRGSPYANFFDIQWNSPDPLLEGQLLLPFLSSDYGAVLQAGEIPLRFDAQHGSFHIEHYQHHFPVTPTTYGPLLHASGHPQLTELGQRFGALNQYPQAYERARQAKAELAELARVPEIRQAIEQGIARFDSREHEGFERLHHLLERQHYRLASWRTAADDINWRRFFDINELGGLRVERPMVFEATHGKIFQLIEEGLVDGLRIDHIDGLADPRGYGRKLHRRVQGLLKQRPAHAQMEHLPIFVEKILGPDEPLRDDWSVDGTTGYEFMNQVSLLQHDPKGQAPLAELWNRLTKRTADFDQEVLVARDLVLHGTLAGDFENLAQALLQVARSDLMSRDLTLGAIRRALLALVVNFPIYRTYISACGRSAEDDRFFEQAMQGARTSLNEGDWPVLDYLQRWLGGEPWRKLPRGRLRDLHRKACVRFQQLTSPVAAKSVEDTAFYRSAVLLSRNDVGFHPQHFSAPVEAFHQACQQRHEKFANNLLATATHDHKRGEDTRTRLAVLSECAGWYAEQVERWRQLAVPLKGEEPTISAGDELMLYQALLGSWPLELEGEQAHEAYARRMVQWQEKALREAKLQSSWGAPNQAYESACREFLQRLLLAPEALALRQSLGATANRIAAAGALNSLAQTLLRMTVPGVPDLYQGTEFWDFSLVDPDNRRPVDYKAREQALAESAKASELLSDWQDGRVKQALIAQVLNLRAAHSELFSHGEYLPLEVTGSHAEHVVAFARVWEGERAIVVVPRTSSELLGTAQTPFINAANWGDTRIILPFADSHPDWKGLFSDVIAINDREIQLSAALKEFSVNLLIQTM, encoded by the coding sequence ATGAGCATGCCCCTTCAACCCCTGCGCGCCACCCAGCGCCTGCAATTCCACAAAGACTTCACCCTCGACGACGCCGTGCCATTGGTGCCCTACTTTGCCAGCCTGGGCATCAGCCATATCTACGCCTCGCCACTGCTCAAGGCACGAGCCGATTCCATGCATGGCTACGACGTGGTCGACCCGACGATCATCAATCCGCAACTGGGCGGCGAACCGGCACTGCGCCGTCTGGTGGAGGCCCTGCGCGCCCACGGCATGGGCCTGATCCTCGATATCGTTTCCAACCACATGGCCGTCGGTGGCGCGGACAATCCCTGGTGGCTCGACCTGCTGGAATGGGGACGCGGCAGCCCTTACGCGAACTTCTTCGATATTCAGTGGAACTCTCCCGATCCGCTGCTGGAAGGTCAGTTGCTGCTGCCTTTCCTGAGCAGTGACTATGGCGCGGTGCTGCAGGCCGGCGAGATTCCGTTGCGTTTCGATGCGCAGCACGGCTCGTTTCACATCGAACACTATCAGCATCATTTTCCGGTGACGCCCACCACCTACGGTCCACTGCTGCATGCCAGCGGCCACCCGCAACTGACCGAACTGGGCCAGCGTTTCGGCGCACTGAATCAATACCCCCAGGCTTACGAGCGCGCCCGGCAGGCCAAGGCCGAGCTGGCGGAACTGGCCAGGGTGCCGGAGATCCGTCAAGCCATCGAACAAGGGATTGCCCGGTTCGATTCAAGAGAGCACGAAGGCTTCGAGCGTCTGCATCACTTGCTGGAGCGTCAGCATTACCGGCTGGCAAGCTGGCGCACCGCTGCCGATGACATCAACTGGCGGCGCTTTTTCGACATCAATGAACTGGGCGGTCTGCGGGTCGAGCGGCCCATGGTTTTCGAGGCCACCCACGGCAAGATTTTCCAGTTGATCGAAGAAGGTCTGGTGGACGGCCTGCGTATCGACCATATCGACGGGCTCGCCGACCCTCGCGGCTATGGCCGAAAACTCCATCGCCGGGTGCAAGGGCTGCTCAAGCAACGCCCTGCTCATGCGCAGATGGAACACCTGCCGATTTTCGTCGAGAAAATCCTCGGCCCCGATGAGCCACTGCGCGACGACTGGAGCGTGGACGGCACCACCGGTTACGAGTTCATGAATCAGGTGTCTCTGCTGCAGCACGATCCCAAAGGTCAGGCCCCTCTGGCCGAACTCTGGAACCGGCTGACGAAGCGCACGGCCGACTTCGATCAGGAAGTCCTGGTGGCCCGTGATCTTGTGCTGCATGGCACCCTTGCCGGAGACTTCGAGAATCTTGCACAAGCGCTGCTACAGGTGGCGCGCAGCGACCTGATGAGTCGTGACCTGACGCTGGGAGCCATTCGCCGTGCGCTGCTGGCGCTGGTAGTGAACTTCCCGATCTACCGGACCTACATCAGCGCCTGCGGGCGCTCGGCAGAAGACGATCGCTTCTTCGAGCAAGCCATGCAGGGCGCACGCACCAGCCTCAACGAAGGCGACTGGCCGGTGCTGGATTACCTGCAACGCTGGCTGGGTGGCGAGCCCTGGCGCAAGCTGCCACGCGGACGCCTGCGCGATCTGCACCGCAAGGCCTGCGTACGCTTTCAGCAACTCACCTCCCCCGTGGCTGCCAAGTCCGTGGAGGACACCGCGTTCTATCGCTCGGCAGTGCTGCTGTCGCGTAACGACGTGGGCTTTCATCCCCAGCACTTCAGTGCCCCGGTGGAAGCTTTCCATCAGGCCTGCCAGCAGCGTCATGAGAAGTTCGCCAACAACCTGCTGGCGACCGCGACCCACGACCATAAACGTGGGGAAGATACCCGCACACGACTGGCCGTGCTCAGTGAGTGTGCAGGCTGGTATGCCGAACAGGTGGAGCGCTGGCGGCAATTGGCGGTGCCGCTCAAGGGTGAAGAGCCGACCATCAGCGCGGGCGACGAGCTGATGCTCTATCAAGCCCTGCTGGGCAGTTGGCCGCTGGAGCTGGAAGGCGAACAAGCTCACGAAGCGTATGCCCGGCGCATGGTTCAGTGGCAGGAAAAAGCCCTGCGCGAAGCCAAGCTGCAAAGCAGTTGGGGAGCGCCCAATCAGGCCTACGAAAGTGCCTGCCGGGAATTCCTGCAACGCCTGCTGCTGGCACCCGAAGCCCTGGCGCTGCGCCAGTCTCTGGGCGCCACTGCCAACCGTATTGCAGCCGCCGGCGCGCTTAACAGCCTGGCGCAGACCTTGCTGCGCATGACCGTGCCTGGCGTGCCGGATCTGTATCAGGGCACCGAGTTCTGGGATTTCAGCCTCGTGGACCCGGACAACCGTCGTCCGGTGGACTACAAGGCCCGCGAACAGGCACTGGCCGAGTCTGCAAAAGCCAGCGAGCTGCTGAGCGACTGGCAGGACGGCAGGGTCAAGCAGGCATTGATCGCGCAGGTGCTGAATCTGCGCGCCGCACATTCAGAGCTGTTCAGTCACGGGGAGTATCTGCCCCTGGAAGTAACGGGCAGTCATGCAGAGCATGTAGTGGCTTTCGCTCGTGTATGGGAGGGCGAGCGCGCCATCGTTGTTGTTCCACGCACAAGCAGTGAACTATTGGGTACTGCGCAAACTCCATTCATTAATGCTGCCAATTGGGGCGATACACGAATCATTCTGCCATTCGCTGATTCACATCCAGACTGGAAGGGCCTCTTTTCTGACGTCATAGCCATAAATGACAGGGAAATACAGCTCAGTGCAGCGCTCAAGGAATTTTCTGTAAACCTGCTTATTCAAACTATGTGA
- the malQ gene encoding 4-alpha-glucanotransferase, protein MSNEQLERLATEAGLSVHWVDANARPQTVSPQVLRKVLEALGYRADSSEAIDASLLQLQTARHGANAPPLLTVDHGKNLDLSEWFEPETPFVLHLEDSSRLAARLTSNAELPALATIGYQQLEIAGQHLTIAVAPDACFSMAMATDVKTPRTWGLTVQLYGLRREGDGGFGDTQALEALVRSAGERGADALAISPIHAMFASDPQRYSPYSPSSRLFLNSLYASPGMILGERAWRQAIEDAGVSDEFKRLEDLQLIDWPAAASAKWKALHALYEAFSTGAHPLHEDFNSFRHTGGEALENHCRFEALRAESQNMGISDNWHEWPDELKEPRSEAIALFAAAHGPLISFHAFAQWLIARSLERAQVAARSSGMRVGLIADLAVGADGAGSQAWGRQDELLSALTVGAPPDILNRSGQSWGISAFSPEGLKRNGFRAFIEMLRANFAHAGGLRIDHVMGLQRLWVVPLGSPPSEGAYLNYPLDDMLRLLSLESWRHKAIVLGEDLGTVPEGLHEKLSARAILGMRVLLFEQNNGHFKPILDWSDEALATTSTHDLPTLTGWLSELDIEWHSRLGHLDEQSERHWREERAREYDGLRRALSQNNDNLPADTEDFTRLIDAGIRYLGHTRAPLVLLPMEDALGVHEQANLPGTIDSHPNWRRRFNAESATLLDNEDAARRLELLSQSRLQAAERDR, encoded by the coding sequence ATGAGCAATGAGCAATTGGAGAGACTTGCCACTGAAGCAGGCTTGTCGGTGCACTGGGTCGATGCCAACGCTCGCCCACAGACAGTCAGCCCCCAGGTCTTGCGCAAGGTTCTTGAAGCCCTCGGTTATCGGGCAGACAGCAGCGAAGCCATCGACGCCAGCCTGCTGCAGTTGCAAACCGCACGCCACGGTGCCAACGCCCCGCCACTGCTGACAGTGGATCATGGCAAGAATCTGGACCTGTCGGAGTGGTTCGAGCCCGAGACCCCTTTCGTCCTGCACCTGGAAGACAGTTCGCGACTGGCCGCCAGACTCACCTCAAACGCCGAACTGCCAGCCCTGGCAACCATCGGCTATCAGCAACTGGAGATAGCCGGTCAGCACCTGACCATCGCTGTCGCGCCAGACGCTTGCTTCAGCATGGCCATGGCCACCGATGTCAAGACGCCTCGCACCTGGGGCCTGACGGTGCAGTTGTACGGTTTACGCCGCGAAGGCGATGGTGGATTCGGCGACACCCAGGCGCTTGAAGCCCTGGTGCGTTCGGCGGGCGAAAGAGGCGCCGATGCTCTGGCGATCAGCCCCATCCACGCCATGTTCGCCAGCGACCCGCAACGCTACAGCCCTTATTCCCCTTCCAGTCGCCTGTTCCTCAACAGTCTTTACGCCTCGCCAGGCATGATCCTTGGCGAACGTGCCTGGCGACAGGCCATTGAAGACGCTGGTGTGAGCGATGAATTCAAGCGTCTGGAAGACCTGCAACTGATCGACTGGCCTGCCGCCGCCAGTGCCAAATGGAAAGCCCTCCACGCACTCTATGAAGCGTTCAGCACCGGTGCACATCCGCTGCATGAAGACTTCAACAGTTTCCGTCATACCGGCGGTGAAGCTCTGGAAAACCATTGCCGCTTCGAAGCCCTGCGCGCTGAAAGCCAGAACATGGGCATCAGTGACAACTGGCATGAATGGCCGGACGAGCTCAAAGAACCACGCAGCGAAGCCATTGCCCTGTTCGCCGCAGCCCATGGCCCGCTGATCAGCTTTCATGCCTTCGCGCAGTGGCTGATTGCGCGCAGTCTGGAGCGTGCGCAGGTTGCTGCGCGTAGCAGCGGCATGCGTGTCGGCCTGATCGCTGACCTGGCAGTGGGCGCGGACGGTGCCGGCAGTCAGGCCTGGGGTCGCCAGGACGAACTGCTGTCGGCACTGACCGTTGGCGCACCACCGGATATTCTCAATCGCTCAGGACAAAGCTGGGGCATCTCGGCCTTTTCTCCCGAAGGGCTGAAACGCAATGGCTTCCGGGCCTTCATCGAGATGCTGCGGGCCAACTTCGCCCATGCCGGCGGCCTGCGGATCGACCACGTGATGGGCCTGCAACGCCTGTGGGTCGTGCCATTGGGCTCCCCTCCCAGCGAAGGTGCCTACCTCAACTATCCCCTGGACGACATGCTGCGCCTGCTGAGCCTGGAGTCCTGGCGTCACAAGGCAATCGTACTCGGGGAAGACCTGGGCACGGTCCCCGAGGGCCTGCATGAGAAACTCTCGGCCCGGGCGATTCTGGGCATGCGCGTCCTGCTGTTCGAGCAGAATAACGGCCACTTCAAACCTATCCTCGACTGGTCGGACGAAGCGCTGGCAACCACCAGTACCCATGACCTGCCAACCCTGACCGGCTGGCTGAGCGAACTGGACATCGAATGGCATTCGCGTCTTGGCCATCTCGACGAACAGAGCGAGCGTCACTGGCGTGAAGAGCGAGCCCGTGAATACGATGGCCTGCGCCGCGCCCTGAGCCAGAACAATGACAACCTGCCTGCCGATACCGAGGACTTCACCCGCCTCATCGATGCCGGGATCCGTTATCTGGGTCATACCCGGGCACCGCTGGTGCTGTTGCCCATGGAAGATGCACTGGGCGTTCATGAACAGGCCAACCTGCCCGGCACCATCGACAGCCATCCAAACTGGCGGCGCCGCTTCAATGCAGAAAGCGCTACCCTACTCGACAATGAAGACGCTGCACGACGACTGGAATTGCTGTCCCAATCCCGGCTGCAAGCTGCGGAGCGTGACCGATGA
- the treZ gene encoding malto-oligosyltrehalose trehalohydrolase — protein sequence MPVRTDDSGRHGAVLLNPEHTRFAIWAPDAQNVSVELDDGRSLSMEAQEDGWFAVEARCTAGSRYRYKIDRELEVPDPASRAQVDDVHSRSIVIDHQAYQWQHSHWQGRPWHEAVIQEVHVGALGGYAVAESHLARLAELGVTAIELMPIAQFPGDRNWGYDGVLPYAPQSSYGTPDQLKHLIDTAHGLGLMVILDVVYNHFGPDGNYLGSYAKSFFRSDVKTPWGDAIDFRRPQVRDFFIDNALMWLLDYRFDGLRLDAVHAIKDDTFLPEFARRVRQQISKDRHVWLNLENEFNQAELLEQGFDAQWNDDGHNTLHVLLTGETDAYYADFAQEPTQKLARLLSEGFVYQGEATQHGHNRGEPSGHLEPSAFVLFLQNHDQIGNRALGERLTQLCSAPALKAATALLLLSPMIPLMFMGDEWGATEPFLFFTSHHGELADAVREGRRKEFAAFAAFADEERREHIPDPNDPQTFTASRPDFDAIEPQTDKGTEHRNWLQLYRQLLSIRHREIVPRLPGTRPLGCEVLGDDAVSARWRMGDGSVLRIDLNLGKHPVLASGQESATILFTTQSHPVELSPKGTLNPYMAIVSLTASDVLEEQDEQ from the coding sequence ATGCCTGTGCGTACAGACGATAGCGGGCGCCACGGCGCCGTTTTGTTGAACCCCGAACACACCCGGTTCGCCATTTGGGCACCGGATGCCCAGAATGTAAGTGTCGAACTGGATGATGGGCGATCCTTGAGTATGGAAGCACAGGAGGACGGCTGGTTTGCCGTAGAGGCCCGCTGTACCGCGGGCTCTCGCTACCGCTACAAGATCGACAGGGAACTGGAGGTGCCAGACCCGGCGTCCCGCGCCCAGGTCGATGATGTGCACTCCCGGAGCATCGTGATCGACCATCAGGCCTATCAGTGGCAACACAGCCACTGGCAAGGCCGGCCCTGGCATGAAGCCGTCATCCAGGAAGTTCATGTGGGCGCACTGGGCGGCTATGCCGTAGCGGAGAGCCATCTGGCGCGTCTTGCAGAGCTGGGCGTCACTGCCATCGAGTTGATGCCGATTGCGCAGTTTCCCGGTGATCGTAATTGGGGATACGACGGGGTACTGCCTTATGCACCCCAGTCATCCTATGGCACACCGGACCAACTCAAGCACCTGATAGACACAGCCCACGGCCTTGGCCTGATGGTGATTCTTGATGTGGTCTACAACCATTTCGGCCCGGACGGCAATTATCTGGGCAGCTACGCCAAAAGCTTCTTTCGCAGCGATGTGAAGACGCCATGGGGCGATGCCATCGATTTTCGTCGACCACAAGTTCGCGATTTCTTCATCGATAACGCCTTGATGTGGTTGCTCGACTATCGCTTCGACGGGTTACGCCTGGACGCGGTGCATGCCATCAAGGACGACACCTTTCTGCCCGAATTTGCCCGACGTGTACGCCAGCAGATCAGCAAGGACCGGCATGTCTGGCTGAATCTGGAAAACGAATTCAATCAGGCAGAACTGCTCGAACAAGGCTTCGATGCCCAGTGGAACGATGACGGGCACAACACTCTGCATGTCCTGCTGACCGGCGAAACCGATGCCTATTATGCGGATTTCGCTCAGGAGCCGACCCAGAAGCTGGCGCGCCTGCTGAGCGAAGGTTTCGTCTATCAAGGTGAAGCGACCCAGCATGGCCATAACCGGGGCGAGCCCAGCGGGCACCTCGAACCCAGTGCCTTCGTCCTGTTCCTGCAGAATCACGACCAGATCGGCAATCGCGCCCTGGGCGAACGACTGACCCAACTCTGCTCTGCCCCCGCGCTCAAGGCGGCGACCGCACTGCTGCTGTTATCCCCGATGATCCCGTTGATGTTCATGGGCGATGAATGGGGAGCAACTGAGCCTTTTCTGTTCTTCACCAGTCATCATGGGGAACTGGCCGACGCCGTTCGCGAGGGACGACGAAAAGAGTTTGCCGCTTTCGCAGCCTTTGCCGATGAAGAACGCCGCGAGCACATCCCCGATCCCAACGATCCACAGACCTTCACCGCCTCACGTCCCGATTTCGATGCCATCGAACCGCAAACCGATAAAGGCACCGAGCACCGAAACTGGCTGCAGCTCTACAGGCAATTGCTGAGTATCCGCCATCGCGAGATCGTCCCGCGTCTGCCGGGCACACGCCCATTGGGCTGCGAAGTGCTGGGCGATGACGCAGTCAGTGCGCGCTGGCGAATGGGCGACGGCAGTGTCCTGCGCATCGATCTGAATCTGGGCAAACACCCGGTACTGGCGTCTGGACAGGAGAGCGCTACGATTCTCTTTACCACTCAGTCACATCCGGTAGAACTTTCCCCAAAGGGCACCCTCAATCCTTACATGGCCATTGTCAGCCTGACAGCAAGTGATGTTCTGGAGGAACAGGATGAGCAATGA